A genomic stretch from Microtus pennsylvanicus isolate mMicPen1 chromosome 11, mMicPen1.hap1, whole genome shotgun sequence includes:
- the Slc35b1 gene encoding solute carrier family 35 member B1 isoform X1, with protein MVSSNSALQFVNYPTQVLGKSCKPIPVMLLGVTLLKKKYPLAKYLCVLLIVAGVALFMYKPKKMVGVEEHTVGFGELLLLLSLTLDGLTGVSQDHMRAHYQTGSNHMMLNINLWSTLLLGAGILFTGELWEFLSFAERYPTIIYNILLFGLTSALGQSFIFMTVVYFGPLTCSIITTTRKFFTILASVIFFANPISSMQWVGTVLVFLGLGLDAKFGKGTKKTSH; from the exons ATGGTCTCCAGCAACTCAGCACTACAGTTTGTCAACTATCCAACTCAG GTCCTCGGTAAATCCTGTAAGCCAATCCCAG TTATGCTCCTTGGGGTGACCCTCCTGAAGAAGAAGTACCCCTTGGCCAAGTACCTGTGTGTGTTGCTAATTGTGGCCGGTGTGGCTCTCTTCATGTACAAGCCTAAGAAGATGGTTGGGGTAGAAGAGCACACAGTCGGCTTTGGAGAGCTGCTTCTG cTCTTGTCTCTGACCCTGGATGGACTGACAGGTGTTTCCCAGGACCACATGCGGGCTCATTACCAAACAGGTTCCAACCACATGATGTTGAACATCAACCTTTGGTCCACATTGCTGCTTGGTGCTG GGATCTTGTTCACTGGAGAGCTCTGGGAGTTCTTAAGCTTTGCTGAGAGGTACCCGACCATCATCTATAACATCCTGCTCTTTGGCCTGACCAGTGCCCTGGGTCAG AGCTTTATCTTCATGACGGTTGTGTACTTTGGTCCTCTGACATGCTCCATCATCACCACAACACGGAAGTTCTTCACCATCTTGGCTTCTGTGATCTTCTTTGCCAACCCCATCAGCTCCATGCAGTGGGTGGGCACTGTGCTGGTATTCCTGG GTCTCGGTCTTGATGCCAAGTTTGGGAAAGGAACAAAGAAGACCTCCCACTAG
- the Slc35b1 gene encoding solute carrier family 35 member B1 isoform X2 produces the protein MRPLPPAGDVRLELSPSPLPPPALSGSPADSSVRLMAASRSLVPDRLRLPLCFLGVFVCYFYYGILQEKITRGKYGEGPKQETFTFALTLVFIQCVINAIFAKILIQFFDTARVDRTRTWLYAACSVSYVGAMVSSNSALQFVNYPTQVLGKSCKPIPVMLLGVTLLKKKYPLAKYLCVLLIVAGVALFMYKPKKMVGVEEHTVGFGELLLLLSLTLDGLTGVSQDHMRAHYQTGSNHMMLNINLWSTLLLGAGILFTGELWEFLSFAERYPTIIYNILLFGLTSALGQSFIFMTVVYFGPLTCSIITTTRKFFTILASVIFFANPISSMQWVGTVLVFLGLGLDAKFGKGTKKTSH, from the exons ATGAGGCCCCTGCCGCCGGCCGGCGATGTCCGCCTGGAGCTTTCGCCTTCGCCGCTACCGCCACCTGCTCTGAGCGGGTCTCCGGCCGACTCGTCGGTGCGTCTCATGGCCGCGAGCAGATCCCTGGTGCCTGACCGGCTGCGCCTGCcgctctgcttcctgggtgtctTTGTCTGCTATTTCTACTATGGGATCCTACAGGAGAAGAT AACAAGAGGAAAGTATGGGGAAGGACCCAAACAGGAGACGTTCACCTTCGCCTTAACTTTGGTTTTCATCCAGTGTGTGATCAATGCTATATTTGCCAAGATCT TGATCCAGTTTTTTGACACTGCCAGGGTGGATCGTACTCGGACCTGGCTCTATGCTGCCTGCTCTGTCTCCTATGTGGGTGCCATGGTCTCCAGCAACTCAGCACTACAGTTTGTCAACTATCCAACTCAG GTCCTCGGTAAATCCTGTAAGCCAATCCCAG TTATGCTCCTTGGGGTGACCCTCCTGAAGAAGAAGTACCCCTTGGCCAAGTACCTGTGTGTGTTGCTAATTGTGGCCGGTGTGGCTCTCTTCATGTACAAGCCTAAGAAGATGGTTGGGGTAGAAGAGCACACAGTCGGCTTTGGAGAGCTGCTTCTG cTCTTGTCTCTGACCCTGGATGGACTGACAGGTGTTTCCCAGGACCACATGCGGGCTCATTACCAAACAGGTTCCAACCACATGATGTTGAACATCAACCTTTGGTCCACATTGCTGCTTGGTGCTG GGATCTTGTTCACTGGAGAGCTCTGGGAGTTCTTAAGCTTTGCTGAGAGGTACCCGACCATCATCTATAACATCCTGCTCTTTGGCCTGACCAGTGCCCTGGGTCAG AGCTTTATCTTCATGACGGTTGTGTACTTTGGTCCTCTGACATGCTCCATCATCACCACAACACGGAAGTTCTTCACCATCTTGGCTTCTGTGATCTTCTTTGCCAACCCCATCAGCTCCATGCAGTGGGTGGGCACTGTGCTGGTATTCCTGG GTCTCGGTCTTGATGCCAAGTTTGGGAAAGGAACAAAGAAGACCTCCCACTAG